The Nodularia sp. LEGE 06071 DNA window ATGGTATCTGCGTCCATGTTGCTGCTAAAATCACCAGTCATACTTTACGTATTTTTCTGCGTCTTCGTTTTGGTATTGACGTTCTTACTTTTGAACAGCATCCTCTGCCTTAATTCACATAAGGCGTACTTAATAAACTCATTTTCGAGATTTGAGATGATTTCTGTATCAGGGCTACAAGTGAACCAACTAATATTAAGTTTATTTTTCCGATTAAATCTTTTTAGTTGATTAAATCTATGATGGTCTTTCCATCGCTGAACTAAGTTGACTGTTCTACCTATATAAATAATTTGACCTTTACTTTCAGATACAAAGTAGATAGCTGCACAATTAGGAAGAATATTTTTGTCTAGTAAATAAACTGATGGTAGTTCAGATACTTTGATGTTTTCTAAATTCATTCGATCATAAGAAATGGCTAATTCAAAGGAACGCAGATGAACGCGGATGAACGCAGATGGGTTTAGAAATTACGGACAACACGCTTTATTTCTACTTTGGGATTACCAAAATTAATTAATAGACATAGAGTAAGTCCAGTTGCTTTCAGATAGTTCATACATTGGGCAAAATGCCTATTATCTAGTGCTGTTACTGCCTTTAACTCCACAATAATAGCTTCCTCTACCAATAAATCAGCCCTGTAGTTGCCCACAACGATACCGTAATACCAAACTTCTATCATTTTTTGTTGCTCAACCAACAAAGTAGTTTTCCGTAACTCATGCACCAGCGCATTTTCATAAACCGCCTCCAAAAAACCAACCCCCAAAGTATTACCCACTTGAAAAGCACACCCAATAACCTTCTCGCTAATCCTATTCAACTCCAATCTGCGTCCATCAGCGTTCATCTGCGTTCCCCCTCCATATCATATAAAACCAGCAAATGTACGCAACCAAACGCCAAATTATCCGCGTTCATCTGCGTACATCTGCGTTCTAATTAATGCACTAACTCAATAGCCCGCTTAGTCAACGCCTCAGCAGTCAAGCCATTAAACGCCATCAACTCTCCCGCACTGGCGGTAGTTTCCCCACGCTTCCAGGCGAAAGTATCACGCTTGCAATTACTGCGTAACATAATTGGTTCCAGCATCGCCGCAGCACCACCAGTTACACCAATTAAGGCACTTCCATCAAACAATTCGGCAAATTTGGCATCATCCATAAAACCACCATCGGCTTCTGAACAAGTTTCCCAAGCAGTATCTTCAGGACGATACAAACGGCGAGGATTGATAATAGAAATAATCTTCACTCCAATACCTTCAGTTTCTAAGAAAGCCGCCGCTTCAAACACAGGAATTAATGTCATATCGCCAATGACTGCAAACACAACTTGTTTATCACCTGCAACTTCTTGTAATAAGATTGCACCATCTTCTAACCCTTGACGAGTTTGTTCTAAGGTAGTGCGAATTGGTAAGGGTGACTTACTCGCTGTAATCACAATTCCCTTATTCTTTGTTTGCAAAGCCCAGTCATAACAGCCTTGGATACTATTAGCATCAGGGGGAAATAATGGGAAGACATTTCCATTCCGCATCAGTGACGCAAAGTAAGCTTCAATTTCCGGGCGTTGGTGTGTCCAACCGTTGCGCCCTTGCTCTAATGCACCGGCTGTAAATAAGGTTATGCTCGAAGGTGTTTGACGGCGCAATTCTGCCATTGCTTGGATGACTGTTTGCCAAATTGGTACACCGTTGATGGCAAAAGATTCATAAGAACACCATAATGTTCTCGCACCCATTAAGGCTAAACCAGCCGCTAAACCTGCACAAGCATCTTCACTCAATGGTTCATAAACTTGTCCGTTTGGTGCTTGATGATAGGTTTCATCGGTGGTGGGGTGAATGATTTTTAATGCTTCATTAATGTTACCAATTCCTGATGCGGCGTTTCCGTCGGCGTTGGTGACTAAGAAGTTACTATCTTTTTTACCCACATATCCCACTAATTTACCCATTACGGTTGTGGCAACTTTGGGATCTCCACCTACTGTATATTCTTCTAAGGGTAATTGTCCTAAATCTACTAATGGTAATTCAAATTCTGTAACTACTGTTTTGGCTGCGGGACCTCCTCCGGCGCGTTCGGCATTTGTGCGGACTAATTCCCAAGCTTCTACTGATAAAGCACGGGTTTTTAATGCACTGATAATGTGCGGCGCATCTAGGGTATCTTTCGGATAGAGGTTGTGAGATTGGGAACCCAGGGCGTGAACTCCTGCGCCTTTGAGTTGTTTAATAATGAATACCGTCAACTGTCCATTCATCGCAGAATGGGCGGCTTTATCGATTCCCAAAAGTACGGCTTTGGTGAAGGCTAGGCGCTGCTCGAAGGAAAAGACGGTACTATCTACATAATCCCCTGGTTGGTTTTGGTCGTCAAAGTCTTTCGCATCGACTAATACGACTTCCGCAAAACCGTTTCCTTGCCAGTAGGCTTTCATTTCGGCGTTGGTTTTGAGGGAAACCATACTATGATGTTCTTGGCTGTAACCATTCCACACCATGACAGGTAAGAAGTTGGTGACGCTGGGATATGCTGTGTTAAAGTGTGCGATCGCACTCACAATATAAGGCTCACCCAATCCACCATCACCCACAGTAAAGGGGAATAATTTATCTTGATGCAGCAAGGCGGCGGACATAGCAAAGTGTTGTCCTTGTCCTAGAGGTCCAGCCGGTGCGAGAATACCAGGAATGAAACCGGAAAGGTGTCCTAAGAGTCCGTGCTTTTCTCGGAAGCGATCGCGCAATTGCTGTACTGTAGAAATGCCCATGTCTTCCAAGGAACGATCCAAAAACATGGCACTATAGAATCCAGGGGCATGGTGTCCCACTTCGGTGATAATATTCTTATGACCCAGCATCACTAGGGCTGCATAAGCTTCTGCTTGACTGGCAAAACCACCAGGATGTCCAGATGCCTTACTAGCTGTAACTTGCAGTGTCAGGTAGCGGAGAGCATCGGCAGCAAGTAAAGTTTGATAGACTGCTGTGGGATCTGTAGGATCTGCGATCGCTTTTTTGCCTGAATCTATTGCAGGTGTCGTACCATAAGTGGCAAAATTTGGTAGCGCCTCACCAAAATATTGAATTCCTTCACAAAAATTAGGCAGCGCAGAAGATGCTTTTGATGTCATGCTGAGAACCTTATAAAAAGAGGGCAAACTGAAGATGCTTGATGAATTTAACAAAAATTTTACATCTTTGAGGTGGTCAGAACTTATTGCATTTTCACAAGGTGAGGATAAGCAGTTTAAATAGTTGTTTAGTAAGGAACTAATTAGACTAAGTAATCATACTGGTTTAAACCACAAAGACTTTATACTCCCACTCTCAGCAATTTAAGCTCAAACTCTGACTCTCCGCGCCTCTGCGTGTTAGTGGAACGGGGCGTAGCCCGATAAATTCATCTCTTCATTTCAGCAGCCAAAGATTGCGATATATTTACATTTCAAGTCCTGACTTTAAAATTACTGTTTACCGTCTTCTAATATACTCATATTTGCATATATCTTACTGTAGATACATTTCGGAGTGTCCAGAGTTTAAAGTAACCATTAGTATATAGAACTTAGGAGCGCAAAACTTCATGACAAACAACCAACCCTTAGAAGCAGAGTTTGTATCACATGAAGCAAAACGAAGAGTATCTGAGAAACTAGATGCAGCCGAAAAAATTGATATAAATGTCCAAACTGATGTGTTGAAAATTGTTCAGGGACAAGCCGAGACAATTTCCCTTGCAGGTGAAGGATTAATAATACAAGAAAATATCCGGGTGCAGGAAATAAAACTGCAAACAGATAATATTGCCATAAATCCTTTAAGTGCTATTTTCGGTCAAATTGAACTGAATGAACCAGTAAATGCCATTGCGCGGATTGTACTCACAAAAACAGATATTAACCTCGCCTTCACATCAGACCTAATTCGTAACTTAATAAAAAACTTTCCTTTAAATGTAAATGGCGAAATTATCAATTTTGAGCCGCAACATATTGATATATTTTTACCTGGGGATGGCAAAATCGGGTTTAATGCCACAGGTCTGCTAAAATCACCGGAAAATCCGCGTTTGTTAGGAGTTACGGTGACTTTTCGCCCCCGGACTAATTCCCATCCCATATTATTAGAAAGTGTCACCTGTACTGAAGGAGAAGGAATTTCTGTAGAGCTAATTTTAGCATTCATGCATAAAATCAAAGAACTAGCAAATCAACCTTTTTTGAATTGGGAAGATATAGCATTTCGGATTCTAAATATGCAAATTGAACAGGACAGTTTAATCCTAATCATCGAAGCTAATGTCAAGCAAATATCGGCATCACAAATGGAGTTTATTAATCAGCTTCAGTAGTTATATGGCTTTTTTCATCTACTGAGATCCTAATTTATCTCTGTCCCCTGTGGTCAGCTAAGACCTGTCCACATCTGTGGTTAATTCATGCTGATAATAATTCTGTATGTAGATGCGCCGAAAGTTATTTTATAATAATAGTCTATTAGTATATTCCCAAATTAAAAATATGCAAGAGTATGATGTTGTTATTATTGGCGCAGGACATAACGGGCTAGTTTGTGCAGCTTATTTGCTGAAAGCTGGCTATAGCGTCCTGCTACTAGAAAAGCGTTCTGTTCCCGGTGGTGCAGCAACAACCGAAGAATGCTTACCCAAAGAAGCACCTGGATTTAAATTTAACCTGTGTGCAATTGACCACGAATTTATTCATTTGGGGCCAGTTGTGGAAGAATTAGAATTAGAAAAATATGGCTTAGAATATTTAGATTGTGATCCAGTTGTTTTTTGTCCCCATCCTGATGGAAAGTATTTTTTAGCGCACAAATCAGTCGAAAAAACTTGTGCAGAAATCGCTAGTTACAATGAACGCGATGCTAAAAAATATGCAGAGTTTATAGATTACTGGCAAAGGGCAATCAGTGCAATGGTTCCGATGTTTAACGCGCCCCCAAAATCATTTATAGATATTTTTGGTAACTACAATGTTCAAAAATTCAAAGACTTATTTTCGGTAATCGGTTCCACAGCGAAAACCTTAGACTTTGTTCGCACCATGCTGAATAGTGCGGAGGATATTCTGGACGAATGGTTTGATGAAGAATTCTTAAAAGCCCCACTTTCTCGACTGGCTTCAGAACTCGGTGCGCCACCTTCCCAAAAAAACCTGGCTATTGGTGTGATGATGATGGCTATGCGTCATAACCCCGGTATGACTAGACCTCGTGGCGGAACTGGGGCGTTAGTTCAAGCATTGGTGAAATTAGTTAGCAGTAAAGGTGGCATAATTTTAACAGACCAACAAGTAGAAAAAGTATTAATTGATAACGGTAAAGCTGTTGGTGTCGGGGTTGCGGGTGGTCAAGAATATCGCGCTAAATATGGCGTTATTTCCAACATTGATGCTAAACGGCTATTTTTACAACTAATAGATCCCAGTGAAGTAGATGATGCTGATCCTGATTTACGAGAAAGGTTAGAACGTCGCATCATTAATAATAACGAAACCATCCTGAAAATAGACTTGGCTTTAGACGAACCTCTGCATTTTCCCCACCACGACCACAAAGATGAGTATCTCACTGGATCTATTTTAATTGCAGATTCAATGGCTCACGTTGAACAGGCTCATAGTAAATGTACCCTGGGAGAGATTCCCGATGCTAACCCTTCCATGTATGCGGTGATGCCTAGCGCCCTTGACCCCACATTAGCACCACCAGGTAAACATACTTTATGGATTGAGTTTTTTGCTCCTTATCAAATAGCAGGTGCAGAAGGTACTGGTTTAAAAGGTACTGGTTGGACAGATGAACTAAAAAACCAAGTTGCAGACAAAGTAATTGATAAATTGGCTAACTATGCACCAAATGTCAAAGCAGCAACTATTGCCCGTCGTGTGGAAAGTCCAGCCGAATTAGGCGAAAGGTTAGGTGCTTACAAAGGGAATTACTATCATATTGATATGACATTAGATCAGATGGTATTTTTCCGTCCTTTACCAGAATTAGCTAACTACAAAACACCTATCGATAACCTCTTTTTGACTGGTGCGGGAACTCATCCAGGTGGGTCAATTTCAGGAATGCCAGGACGTAATTGTGCGCGGGTATTTTTGCAAACAAAACATCCTGTAGCTCAAAGTTTGAAGGATGCCAGGGATTCATTTAAATCAGCTGTAGGTTCGGTATTTGGAATTGGGTAATACCAATTATTTGTGAGGCTGCATATTATTTCGACCCCACCCCTAACCCCTCCAGTGCAAGCGAGGAGGGGAACTGCATTTCTGGTTAAATTCTATATCCAAAGTATTAAATTTACCGAAAATAAAATACTACCTTGGTCTAAAAGAAAACCCATCAAAGTATGAGGTTTTTATTTACTAGAGGATAGACAATAAGAATATGCAAAGAATAAGGGAACACCAAAAAATAAAAAATTATCCAAAAATTGTAGGGTGGATTAGCGCAGCGTAACCCACCATTATCCTAATGTCCTTAACCAACCCTAGAAATTAATTGGGGTTTTATTCCTTGGAAGCCCCTAATATCTATATTGTCCACAGAATAAGTGTGTGGTTTCAACTTTATATAAGCGTTGAACGGTCAACAAAGTATCATTATTCATCCCTCTAATAAATTTGTGCTAGTCGTATTTATGGTGCAAGATATTCTTTTTTGTCTCAAAGAAGCTACTTCCTATTATATTTTGAAAAAATATTCCACACCCAAAAATTCTGCTGAATGTTTTATCAATCCTCCCTGTGGCTGTGCAAATCCGGGAAAGGAACTCAAGTGTGAAGACTGTACCTATTTAGAAGCTTGTTTATCTCACTTCAAACTCGGTCATAAACCAATGCCATAGAACCTCACCCCAACCCTCTCCTAATTAAGGCGAGGGAGCCGGAGATGGGGATTAAGGGAGGGATAAACTGGCAGAATTGACATCTAAAAATAACGTTGCTTGCGATTGTTGACGTAAAATAGATGCTGGGCAATTTATGTTAATTGACCCTTTTAGCATCTGTTTTACTACCTGGGCTTTACGTTTTTCTGGTGCTAGACAAATAATTTTTTGGGCTGAACAAATTAAAGGCAAAGTCACGGTAAAAGCGTACTGGGGAACACTATCAATATTAGGGAAATGACCTGTATTCACTTGTTGCTGGCGATTGGCTGTATCTAGTTTGACCAGTTTGACGCTGTAAGCATCTTCAAAATTGGCGACTGTGGGATCGTTAAAAGCCAAGTGTCCGTTTTCACCCACACCAAGACAGCATAAATCAATTGGCTGGGCTTGCAATAGTTTGGTGTAGCGATCGCACTCTGCTAGAGGTTCCAATGCATCACCTTGTATATAATGAAATTGCTGGGGACAAACCCGCTGCTCTACACGTTCTTGCATATATCGCCGGAAACTCGCAGAATGATCAGCCGTCATGCCCAAATATTCATCTAAATGAAATAATATCATCCGCGACCAATCTACACCACCCAACCTGATTAAAGCATCCAGAAATTTGAGTTGGGAGTTTCCTGTTGCTAACAGTACAGCTGCTGTTTCCTGTTGCAGAAGCACTTGCTGTAAATACTGTTGGGCGATTTCGGCAACTTTGTTTGCCATTTCATCTTCAGAGTTGTAAATCTGCACCAATAAATCATCAACACGAAAACAGTTTGTCGCACCTAGCATTTGCTTACATGGAATATTGGACAATAATGCACTAACATTCTTTCTTCAGTATAGATTTCCAGGCGTTGCTGAAACCAAGTATGCATTTAGGTGTAAAGACGTTTCATGGAACGTCTCTACATTCTTTTCTGGAGATGTCTTTTGATAGAATCAGATTAGAAAGATTCTGGCGGAGCAATATCTGAAGCAACACTACTAGAATTGCGCCCTGATTTAACGCATAATTCCGATATCGGGGATGATTTGGAAACAGACGAAGCCGGGGAAGTTACCATATCTGTATTCAGCACCCTGCCATTATTTGCTTGCCCAGAAGTTAAGGATAACCCCCCCATAGCCCCAGCCACAAGGGCTGTATACCCTACATACAGATGTATGGGACGAATATCGATTCCCAATCCCCCAGAAGATTTTGTCGAATGATGCCAAGAAGGTACAATTGATTGCAGCCCTTGACTTGCTGGTAAAGAAGCAGCTAAGTTTACGCCATTGAGTCCCAAACTATTCCCCATAGCTCGAATAAATCCACGTAGCAAACTATCTTCTGGTAATGAATTAAAATTGCTATTTTCTATTGCTTCCATCTGATAAATTGGGACATGAGTGTAAATATTAAGTTGGCACAGAGAAAGGCCTTTAGACTCACGAGCTGCTTTGAGTTGTTGACCGATTCTGCACATAATTTCTCTACGTTCGTCGGCGGCTCTTTGCTGGGCTAGTTCAGCAGGGGAAGGTTTTTTGTTCGGCTTAAACCACTTGCTAATTATTGCACTGGGAGAGTTTATTTCTCCACTTTTGTCTGAATTTACAGTGGATTCTGATAATAGGTTATCTTCATTAATATGTGCGCTGCTGGTTTGCGCTGCTACTTTTATAGGTGATGAATCACTAGCTGTGTCAGGTTCAATAATGGGTGAAACAGTCTGAGTTTCTGTAATTTCTTCTTGTTGTGCGAATTGCTGGAATGCCAAACTAATAGCCTCCCTACCCACAGCTTTTAACAAAATCTTGACTGGTTCTCCTGAAGCCCCCAGCAAATTTTGTAATGTAACCATAGCACGAAGATAAACTTTGCTGCTATGAAGTTCAGCTTCAATTTCACCTAATAGCGATCGCAATTCATCGTCAGAAAATTTGATCCTAGGATTTCCAGAAATACTGGACAAATGCACAGGTGTCATATTCATGATCAAAGTTGCTCCTGATATTCAAACAAAAAGTGGTTATATCTGTATAATTTCTCGCTTTCTGTCGTTTAATATCCGGATTATTCTGGATTAAATATCTAATTTTTACCAAAAAATTGTCAGATTTGACCAATAGTTCTTGAATGGTACTAGTACAACACGGCGTAAATAAACAGACCATTCAAAATCCATGAAAAGCCCATTTTATAAGCTTTTTTACTTTTGACTTTTGACTTTTGACTTCCGCCTTGCGGTACTAGCCCCTAGATTTATCTATGGGGTCAATCCAAAATCCAAAATGCTCACTGCGCTAACCAAAATCTAAAATCTAAAATCCAAAATCTAAAATTGTTTGACTCGTTGGACAAAAGACCTGATCCATGTAACATATTCGTCACCAGCCACAATAGCTGTATCATTATGGTCTGCTGCTGGTACCAAAAACAGTTTTTTCGGTTCGGGAGCAGCATGATAAAGTTTTTGACTCATAAAAGATGGCACAGTTGTATCAGCACTACCATGAATGAATAACACTGGCATTTTTAACTGCGGTACTTTTTTAATCGATTCAAAGCGCTGGGTCAAAAGCAAACTGACTGGAAAAATCCGAAACAAGTTCCTGTAAGCTACCATATCCTCGATAGAGGTAAAGGAGCTTTCCACAATCAAGCCGGCGGCTTCTGGCTGTTTGATGGCCAAATCAATGGCGATCGCACCCCCCATAGAATGTCCATAAATAAAAATTTTCTCTGGTGGAATCTGTTGCTTTTGTACTAAGTAATTCCACGCTACGGCTGCATCCTGATAAACCCGCTTTTCGTTCGGAAAGTAACCTTGACTGCGACCATAGCCGCGATAATCGATTAGTAGCACAGAAAATCCTAGTTGATGAAACCGATTAGCATGACCAATGTTAGCACTCACATTGATAGCGTTACCATGCAGATACAGCAATACATCAGCATCTGGTTGCGGAGATTTAATCCACCAACCATGTATAAGTTTTGTCTGACCATCCCTAAGTTTTACAGGTAGCCAGACATCCTCGTATGGAAGATTAAAAAACTCTGGTGTTCTTTCAATGACACTAGAGGGAAAGAAAATAAACTGATGCTGCTTCACAAAAAGCAGTAAACAGATGGCAAAATAGACAATGACGACAAATATTTCTACCGTCAGTAGTAGCTTGAAACACAATTGCATTGAAAATTGCGGTTTGTTTAAATTTAAGTACTAAGATTTATACTTTAACAAAAATTTATAAACAAAATAAATATTTGTTAATAAACTCAGGTTGAGGACTTGACCATGAGACTTAAACTCAGCCAATCCTTTTACATAGTAAAAACATTTACGCACTTAAGTAGGATCACTTTGATATAGTAAAGATTGTTGATTAGTAGGAGAAGATTGTGACGGTCTTAAATGAAGCGCAAACAGAACAATTGCAGGAAATAACTCAACAATTACTGCGAGTCAGACAAGAAAAATCCATAACTATAGAAAAAATAGCTATTCAAACAAATATCCGACTACATTTATTGCAAGCTTTAGACGCAGGGGACTTTGAAATATTACCTGAACCTATTTACGTTCAAGGATTTATCCGTCGTTATGGTGAAGCCCTCGGCTTGGATGGTCAGGCTTTAGCAAATACCTTGATCATAATTAATGATTTTGCTCAATTCTCTCAAAATGAAACTGAAAATTTAGAAGAATTACCAGATATACACAAACGACCAGATATACACATACCTGCTTTTGTCCCCTATGCTCTCTTATCAGTACTGGCTTCTGTGGGACTGATTTATTTCCTCAATTCCCGACTCACAGCCGAATCTCCAGCCAAACCACAAAATACCGTACCTACTCCACAAATAAAGACAGCACCATTAAGTATACCTTCAGCGACAGAAAAACCAGATACAGCACCGGCAGATCAAAGTACTGCAAGTTCCAATGTTGAAGTGAATTTAGAACTTCAAAATGAATCCTGGTTACAAGTAACCGTAGATGGAAAAACTGCATTTATGGGCAATTTAAACAAGGGAGAACGCAGAACTTGGAAAGCAAAAGAAAACTTAACTATCCGCTCTGGGAATGCAGGTGCTGTATTGATTTCTGTTAATCAGCAACCAGTAAAACCTTTCGGAGATGATGGTGATGTAAAAGAAGTGACATTCACTCCAGAAACCAACACACAATAAGGGATTACTAGGAAGAGGAAAGGGTGCAGGGGAGAAGAGGATCGGGGGCAGGGGGCAGGGTGCAGGGGAGAAGAGGAACGGTTGTTAAGTAACCGGAAGTTTAAAGTAATTTCTAACTCCCCCTTGCTCCCTGCTCCCCTGCCTTTTCACTCCCCCTTACTCCCTGCTCCCCTGCCTCTTCTAAGGAATACTACTGAGCAATTAAAGTTGCGGTTGATTCACCTGCCAACTAGTGGATTGCTCGTAAGCATAAGCTACCTGAAATAGTTGGTCTTCTCGCAGCACCTGGCCGATTAGCTGTAGTCCAATGGGTAATCCCTGTTGATCAAAGCCACAAGGTACACTTAAGCCCGGTAAACCTGCCAGATTTACGGGAATAGTCATCAAGTCATTCAAGTACATACTCAGGGGATCACTGAGTTTTTCTCCTGTCTTAAATGCTGTGGTGGGAGCGGTAGGAGAAACTAAGACATCAACTTTCTTAAAGGCATTTTCAAAGTCTTGTTTAATCAGAGTGCGGATTTTTTGTGCTTTCAAATAGTATGCGTCATAATAACCAGCCGAAAGGGCGTAAGTGCCAATCATAATCCGGCGTTTAACTTCTGTCCCAAAACCAGTGGAACGGGTACGAGTATACATAGATAACAAATTATCGGCATCATCAGCACGGAAGCCGTATTTTACCCCATCGTAACGAGCCAGATTGGCTGATGCTTCTGATGGCGCAATGATGTAGTAGCTAGGTACGCCATAGCGGAAATTGGGACAGGAGATGACATGAACTTCGGCTCCCAAACTTTGTAATTGTTCTATGGCTTTAGTCACAGCTTGTTCGACTACAGAGTCCAATCCATTGCCAAAAGTTTCTTTAATCACCCCAATTCGCAGCTTTCCTCTGGCTCTCAGGTCTGGTTTTAAGCTGGCGACGTAGTTGGGGATTTCTACTTTCAGGCTGGTAGAGTCTTTGGGATCGTAACCTGCGATCGCATTCAATACTATAGCTGCATCTTCTACTGTGCGTCCAAATGGTCCAACTTGATCCAAAGATGAAGCATAAGCGATTAAACCATAGCGAGACACCAGCCCGTAAGTTGGTTTCATCCCCACCACACCACAAAAAGCCGCAGGTTGTCGAATAGAACCGCCAGTATCAGTACCCAGGGACACAACACATTCTTTCGCCGCCACCGCCGCCGCCGAACCTCCAGAAGAACCACCGGGAACCCGTGATAAATCCCAAGGATTATTCGTAATTTGGTAGGCAGAATTTTCTGTGGAACTACCCATACCAAATTCATCTAGATTGGTTTTGCCGATGATCACAGCCCCGGCATCAATCAATTTTTGTGTCACAGTTGATTCATAAGGCGGCACAAAATTTTCTAAAATTCGAGAAGCGCAAGTAGTCGGAATCCCCTGAGTACACAAATTATCTTTAATACCAATGGGAATCCCCGCCAGCATTCCAATTTCTTCACCAGCAGCGATTTTGGCATCCACAGCACGAGCCTGGTCTAATGCCTTCTCTGTCGTTACGTGTAAGAAACTGTGTAATTTCGGTTCTAAGGCTTGAATACGGTCTAAAGCTTCTTGGGTAATCTCAACAGCAGAACATTCTTTTGTAATTAGTTGTTTGTGCAACTCGCGGATGGATGCCATGATTGCTCTCTTTATAACTCAAGTCATTGATTTTAGTATATTTTCCAGGGTAATGGGTATTACCGCTACGCGGAAGTCAAAAGTCAAAAGTCTTGGCGGTTGCTATAAGATCCTGAAAAATTTTTCTAGTTTTCCGGAATTGTCTTTGCTGTGGTGGTATTACTTATCAGTACGGCGATTTATACAGAACTTCTATAACCCTTCGGGGAACTTATCCCCACCTCGTTCATCAGAAGCCCGGTCATTATGACCGGGTTTTTGGTTTTTGTGTGCGATACCTGCGACGGGCGCTTGCGCCATCGCTTTCTCTAGGCAGAAGCATTACACTCAAGGGATTGGCTAGATTAGCATTAACTATCTTAAAATCAGTTTATGACTAATGTAACAGCCTCAGTTGAAGACTTAGTGCTAATTGCTGGTGCTACTGGTGGCGTAGGTCAACTTGTCACGGCCAACTTGCTAGAAAAGGGGATGAGAGTACGTATCCTCACCCGCAACGTCGCCAAAGCTGCAAAAATGTTTAATGAAAAAGTAGAAATTGCTGTGGGTGACATCCGCGATATCAGCACACTTGCCCCAGCCATGCAGGATATCAACTACATTATCTGTTGTACTGGGACTACGGCCTTTCCTTCTGAAAGATGGGAATTTGAACCCAAACCCAACTTATTAGAATGGGGAAAAATTTTAATTGATTCAGAATATCGCGATCGCACAGCCAAGAATAACCCCCCAAAAGTAGATGCGGAAGGTGTCAGCAACTTAGTATCAGTCGCACCTCCCCATCTCAAACGCTTCGTTTTCGTCTCTTCTGTGGGAGTTCACCGTAAAGACCAACCACCATTTAATATTCTCAACGCCTTTGGTGTCCTT harbors:
- a CDS encoding GIY-YIG nuclease family protein — protein: MNLENIKVSELPSVYLLDKNILPNCAAIYFVSESKGQIIYIGRTVNLVQRWKDHHRFNQLKRFNRKNKLNISWFTCSPDTEIISNLENEFIKYALCELRQRMLFKSKNVNTKTKTQKNT
- a CDS encoding GxxExxY protein encodes the protein MNADGRRLELNRISEKVIGCAFQVGNTLGVGFLEAVYENALVHELRKTTLLVEQQKMIEVWYYGIVVGNYRADLLVEEAIIVELKAVTALDNRHFAQCMNYLKATGLTLCLLINFGNPKVEIKRVVRNF
- a CDS encoding phosphoketolase, translating into MTSKASSALPNFCEGIQYFGEALPNFATYGTTPAIDSGKKAIADPTDPTAVYQTLLAADALRYLTLQVTASKASGHPGGFASQAEAYAALVMLGHKNIITEVGHHAPGFYSAMFLDRSLEDMGISTVQQLRDRFREKHGLLGHLSGFIPGILAPAGPLGQGQHFAMSAALLHQDKLFPFTVGDGGLGEPYIVSAIAHFNTAYPSVTNFLPVMVWNGYSQEHHSMVSLKTNAEMKAYWQGNGFAEVVLVDAKDFDDQNQPGDYVDSTVFSFEQRLAFTKAVLLGIDKAAHSAMNGQLTVFIIKQLKGAGVHALGSQSHNLYPKDTLDAPHIISALKTRALSVEAWELVRTNAERAGGGPAAKTVVTEFELPLVDLGQLPLEEYTVGGDPKVATTVMGKLVGYVGKKDSNFLVTNADGNAASGIGNINEALKIIHPTTDETYHQAPNGQVYEPLSEDACAGLAAGLALMGARTLWCSYESFAINGVPIWQTVIQAMAELRRQTPSSITLFTAGALEQGRNGWTHQRPEIEAYFASLMRNGNVFPLFPPDANSIQGCYDWALQTKNKGIVITASKSPLPIRTTLEQTRQGLEDGAILLQEVAGDKQVVFAVIGDMTLIPVFEAAAFLETEGIGVKIISIINPRRLYRPEDTAWETCSEADGGFMDDAKFAELFDGSALIGVTGGAAAMLEPIMLRSNCKRDTFAWKRGETTASAGELMAFNGLTAEALTKRAIELVH
- a CDS encoding DUF2993 domain-containing protein, with protein sequence MTNNQPLEAEFVSHEAKRRVSEKLDAAEKIDINVQTDVLKIVQGQAETISLAGEGLIIQENIRVQEIKLQTDNIAINPLSAIFGQIELNEPVNAIARIVLTKTDINLAFTSDLIRNLIKNFPLNVNGEIINFEPQHIDIFLPGDGKIGFNATGLLKSPENPRLLGVTVTFRPRTNSHPILLESVTCTEGEGISVELILAFMHKIKELANQPFLNWEDIAFRILNMQIEQDSLILIIEANVKQISASQMEFINQLQ
- the crtO gene encoding beta-carotene ketolase CrtO, producing MRRKLFYNNSLLVYSQIKNMQEYDVVIIGAGHNGLVCAAYLLKAGYSVLLLEKRSVPGGAATTEECLPKEAPGFKFNLCAIDHEFIHLGPVVEELELEKYGLEYLDCDPVVFCPHPDGKYFLAHKSVEKTCAEIASYNERDAKKYAEFIDYWQRAISAMVPMFNAPPKSFIDIFGNYNVQKFKDLFSVIGSTAKTLDFVRTMLNSAEDILDEWFDEEFLKAPLSRLASELGAPPSQKNLAIGVMMMAMRHNPGMTRPRGGTGALVQALVKLVSSKGGIILTDQQVEKVLIDNGKAVGVGVAGGQEYRAKYGVISNIDAKRLFLQLIDPSEVDDADPDLRERLERRIINNNETILKIDLALDEPLHFPHHDHKDEYLTGSILIADSMAHVEQAHSKCTLGEIPDANPSMYAVMPSALDPTLAPPGKHTLWIEFFAPYQIAGAEGTGLKGTGWTDELKNQVADKVIDKLANYAPNVKAATIARRVESPAELGERLGAYKGNYYHIDMTLDQMVFFRPLPELANYKTPIDNLFLTGAGTHPGGSISGMPGRNCARVFLQTKHPVAQSLKDARDSFKSAVGSVFGIG
- a CDS encoding glucosamine-6-phosphate deaminase, producing MLGATNCFRVDDLLVQIYNSEDEMANKVAEIAQQYLQQVLLQQETAAVLLATGNSQLKFLDALIRLGGVDWSRMILFHLDEYLGMTADHSASFRRYMQERVEQRVCPQQFHYIQGDALEPLAECDRYTKLLQAQPIDLCCLGVGENGHLAFNDPTVANFEDAYSVKLVKLDTANRQQQVNTGHFPNIDSVPQYAFTVTLPLICSAQKIICLAPEKRKAQVVKQMLKGSININCPASILRQQSQATLFLDVNSASLSLP